Proteins from one Bifidobacterium sp. ESL0732 genomic window:
- the argS gene encoding arginine--tRNA ligase, which produces MNPEALSELISDIAHELVSAGDAGELTVELIPPVEKLAVMRPKDRAHGDWSSNVAMQLAKKAGMKPRDLAEAFAAKLRDADGIASVEVAGPGFINITLDSASAAAVVSQILKQGVDVEPVDKGVAVWKGKDSVTEAAGTETEAKTVHSTKFGLNDHLGGKTLNLEFVSANPTGPIHIGGVRWAATGDSMARVLEANGAKVVREYYFNDHGEQINRFAKSLVAAAHGEETPADGYKGTYINEIADRVIAEAKADGIDVLALPRVDGGKDKDGNDLGEGDSEQREEFRKRAVPMMFAEIQQSMKDFRVNFDVWFHENSLYQDGAVKEAIAKLSEQGDIYEKDGATWFASTKHGDDKDRVIIKSNGEYAYFAADIAYYYNKRHRNGKPSAPADIAIYMLGADHHGYIGRMMAMCAAFGDKPGENMQILIGQMVNVMKDGKAVRMSKRAGNVVTIDDLVEAVGVDAARYSLARTDYNTSVDIDLDVLASHTNENPVYYVQYAHARSCNVDRNAEAAKIDANVADLSLLDTPADGEVLGALAQWPSVVSDAGDLRAPHKIAHYLEALAGTYHKWYNLERVVPMDLTDLEAREKDAAKLEAVRVAKNPEPARAAARLQLNDAVQRVIASGLVLLGVTAPDKM; this is translated from the coding sequence ATGAATCCTGAAGCGTTAAGTGAACTTATTTCTGATATTGCACATGAGTTGGTTTCGGCGGGGGATGCCGGCGAACTGACCGTTGAATTGATTCCGCCGGTCGAGAAGCTGGCGGTTATGCGGCCGAAGGACCGGGCGCACGGCGACTGGTCGTCGAACGTGGCGATGCAGCTGGCCAAGAAGGCTGGGATGAAGCCGCGTGATTTGGCCGAGGCGTTTGCAGCGAAACTGCGGGATGCCGACGGCATTGCCTCTGTTGAGGTGGCGGGTCCCGGGTTCATCAATATCACGCTTGATTCCGCTTCGGCGGCCGCCGTGGTTTCACAGATTCTTAAGCAGGGCGTTGATGTGGAGCCCGTCGATAAGGGTGTGGCGGTCTGGAAAGGCAAGGACAGCGTTACCGAAGCTGCTGGAACTGAGACTGAGGCGAAAACCGTTCATTCCACGAAATTCGGTCTGAACGACCACTTGGGCGGCAAGACGCTCAACCTTGAATTCGTTTCGGCCAACCCGACCGGCCCGATTCACATCGGAGGCGTGCGCTGGGCGGCGACCGGTGACTCGATGGCCCGCGTGCTCGAGGCCAACGGAGCCAAGGTCGTGCGCGAATACTACTTCAACGACCACGGCGAGCAGATCAATCGCTTTGCCAAGTCGCTGGTGGCGGCGGCCCACGGTGAGGAGACCCCGGCCGATGGTTACAAGGGTACCTATATCAACGAGATCGCCGACCGCGTGATCGCCGAGGCCAAGGCCGACGGCATCGATGTGCTTGCCCTGCCCCGCGTCGACGGCGGCAAGGACAAAGACGGCAACGATTTGGGAGAGGGCGATTCCGAACAACGCGAGGAGTTCCGCAAGCGCGCGGTGCCGATGATGTTCGCCGAAATCCAGCAGTCCATGAAGGATTTCCGTGTCAACTTCGACGTGTGGTTCCACGAGAACAGCCTGTATCAGGACGGTGCTGTCAAAGAGGCCATCGCCAAACTGAGCGAACAGGGCGACATCTATGAGAAGGACGGGGCCACCTGGTTCGCCTCTACCAAGCATGGCGACGACAAGGACCGCGTCATCATCAAGTCCAACGGTGAGTACGCCTACTTTGCCGCTGACATCGCCTACTACTACAACAAGCGTCACCGTAACGGCAAGCCTTCCGCACCTGCTGACATTGCGATTTACATGCTCGGTGCCGACCACCACGGCTACATCGGCCGCATGATGGCGATGTGCGCCGCGTTCGGCGACAAACCCGGCGAAAACATGCAGATTCTCATCGGCCAGATGGTCAACGTGATGAAGGACGGCAAGGCTGTGCGCATGTCCAAGCGCGCCGGCAACGTCGTCACCATCGACGATTTGGTGGAGGCCGTTGGCGTGGATGCTGCGCGTTACTCGCTGGCCCGCACCGACTATAACACCAGCGTCGACATCGATCTGGACGTGCTGGCTTCGCACACCAACGAGAATCCTGTGTATTACGTTCAGTATGCCCACGCCCGTAGCTGCAACGTCGATCGCAATGCCGAAGCCGCGAAGATCGACGCGAATGTCGCCGATCTGTCACTGCTTGATACTCCTGCCGACGGCGAAGTGCTTGGAGCCTTGGCCCAGTGGCCGTCCGTCGTCTCGGACGCCGGCGATCTGCGTGCCCCGCACAAGATCGCGCACTATCTCGAAGCGCTCGCCGGAACGTATCACAAGTGGTACAACCTCGAACGTGTGGTGCCGATGGATTTGACGGATCTCGAAGCCCGCGAAAAGGACGCCGCCAAACTCGAAGCCGTACGGGTCGCCAAGAACCCTGAGCCGGCCCGCGCCGCAGCCCGCCTGCAGTTGAACGACGCCGTCCAGCGCGTCATTGCCTCCGGTTTGGTGTTGCTTGGTGTCACTGCGCCAGACAAGATGTAA
- a CDS encoding GNAT family N-acetyltransferase — MANEGIKFTDEKCFTQAQVERLFLSVGWVSGKYPERLYKALMGSSMVFSAWDGDRLVGLVRVLDDTSMMAYVHYVLVDPEYQGQGIAGHMVEMVKQRYADYFYIEVMPEESKNAAFYQKHGFEIMSDGVAMQICNG, encoded by the coding sequence ATGGCCAACGAAGGCATCAAATTTACGGATGAGAAATGTTTCACGCAAGCGCAGGTCGAGCGTCTCTTTCTTTCCGTCGGCTGGGTTTCCGGAAAATATCCAGAACGTTTATATAAGGCCTTGATGGGTTCCTCCATGGTCTTTTCGGCGTGGGACGGCGACAGGCTCGTCGGTCTGGTGCGTGTGCTCGACGACACCTCGATGATGGCCTATGTACATTACGTTTTAGTCGATCCCGAATATCAGGGGCAGGGTATCGCGGGCCACATGGTTGAGATGGTCAAGCAGCGTTACGCCGACTATTTCTATATCGAGGTCATGCCCGAGGAAAGCAAGAACGCGGCGTTCTATCAAAAGCATGGTTTTGAGATAATGTCTGACGGCGTCGCCATGCAGATTTGCAATGGCTGA
- a CDS encoding diaminopimelate decarboxylase: MGITPIWPEATAFDKDGELTFHGHSAASLLDEFGSPLYLIDTDEVRVRAKKFVAAAAKAFNTNTTHVSFAGKAFLSKEIVRIVTQAGMHVDTCSMGEIKIALAAGASGRRLVLHGNNKSDEEIELAIKEGFSKIVVDSPDEPARIAAIAHRLGKRARVMLRVTSGIHAGGHEYISTAHEDQKFGVPLLPAGVGAGILDILGKLGNEKSKSGDGVASDSASSASANTPYKPKLDYSVKYPYDTSHVKVSEEERELAEAMNAVADGPALAVLKDIYKRQEDLELVGIHSHIGSQIHDANAFIEAARRMMLLRKTFYATDAYTMPEVDLGGGYSVAYTDAEDSMDIDAELGRLAQAVTSINKALGMPAPVISFEPGRWIVAPAGVTLYRVGTIKRVALPEGTKDSAGNPINERTYVSVDGGMSDNIRPALYGADYTALLANRDCGGAKDENGNLKDSMLARVVGMHCESGDILVHECRLPRDLKRGDILAVPVTGAYGRTMASNYNQALIPAVVAVSDKDAHLMMRRQTIDDLLDLDVS, encoded by the coding sequence ATGGGCATCACTCCGATTTGGCCGGAAGCGACGGCGTTCGATAAAGATGGCGAACTGACGTTCCACGGGCACAGTGCCGCGTCGTTGCTGGACGAGTTCGGTTCGCCGCTTTACCTGATCGATACCGACGAAGTGCGCGTTCGCGCCAAAAAGTTCGTCGCTGCCGCCGCGAAAGCCTTCAATACCAACACCACTCACGTCAGCTTTGCGGGCAAGGCGTTCCTTTCCAAGGAGATTGTGCGCATCGTCACGCAGGCTGGTATGCACGTCGACACCTGTTCGATGGGGGAGATCAAGATTGCGCTCGCCGCAGGCGCTTCGGGTCGCAGGCTTGTGCTGCACGGCAACAACAAATCCGACGAAGAAATCGAACTGGCGATCAAAGAGGGCTTTTCAAAGATTGTCGTCGATTCGCCTGACGAGCCTGCTCGCATCGCCGCCATCGCGCATCGTCTGGGCAAACGTGCCCGCGTCATGCTGCGCGTCACCTCTGGCATCCACGCCGGCGGCCACGAATATATTTCCACCGCGCACGAGGACCAGAAATTCGGTGTGCCTCTTCTACCGGCCGGTGTCGGTGCGGGAATACTTGATATTCTAGGCAAACTTGGCAATGAAAAAAGCAAGTCGGGAGATGGGGTTGCTAGTGATTCGGCTTCTTCAGCCTCGGCGAATACCCCGTACAAGCCCAAGCTCGATTATTCCGTCAAATATCCTTACGATACCAGCCATGTCAAGGTTTCTGAGGAGGAACGTGAACTGGCCGAGGCCATGAACGCCGTGGCGGACGGGCCGGCGCTCGCCGTGCTCAAGGATATTTACAAACGTCAGGAAGACCTCGAGCTCGTCGGCATCCATTCTCATATTGGCTCGCAGATTCACGACGCGAATGCCTTTATCGAAGCCGCACGGCGTATGATGTTGCTGCGCAAGACCTTCTACGCCACCGATGCCTACACGATGCCCGAGGTCGACTTGGGCGGTGGCTATTCCGTGGCCTACACCGATGCCGAGGATTCCATGGACATCGACGCCGAGCTCGGCCGACTCGCGCAGGCCGTCACCTCGATCAACAAGGCGCTTGGCATGCCGGCTCCCGTCATTTCCTTCGAACCCGGCCGCTGGATCGTCGCGCCCGCAGGCGTCACGTTGTATCGCGTCGGCACCATCAAGCGCGTTGCGCTTCCGGAAGGCACGAAAGACAGTGCCGGCAACCCAATCAACGAACGCACCTATGTTTCGGTCGACGGCGGCATGAGCGACAACATCCGTCCGGCGCTTTATGGTGCGGATTATACGGCCTTGCTCGCCAACCGCGATTGCGGCGGTGCGAAAGACGAAAACGGCAATCTCAAGGATTCCATGCTCGCCCGCGTGGTCGGCATGCACTGCGAATCTGGCGATATCCTCGTCCACGAATGTCGCTTGCCACGTGATCTCAAGCGCGGCGATATCCTCGCCGTTCCGGTCACAGGAGCCTACGGCCGCACGATGGCCAGCAATTACAACCAGGCGCTCATCCCTGCCGTGGTCGCTGTCAGCGATAAAGACGCCCATCTCATGATGCGCCGCCAAACTATCGACGACCTGCTCGACCTCGATGTGAGCTGA
- a CDS encoding homoserine dehydrogenase, producing the protein MGQVKGLSQQQAQDDGNEAEVLRKGIHNSATPIRVGLLGVGTVGSQVARILAEQKEELQQRIGQPLVISGIACRDPKKVTFPWIDKTLLTTDTKYVASHSDILVELMGGLEPARTLVLKALDSGASVVTANKALLAKYGPEIYRAAEEDGVDIYFEAAVGGAIPLIRPLRESLVGDKVTSVLGILNGTTNYILDEMTTKGLDFEVALKDAQAKGYAEADPTGDIEGEDAANKAAIVASLAFHTPVSIDDVTMEGITNITADDIALAQAEHKVIKLLAVVINGENGVSARVYPALIPDDHPLASVHGSYNAAFVHAQAADDLMFYGRGAGGAPTASAVMGDIVTVARHIVQGATGPQISTYQKLSKAPLSSSHAAFAVRFCICDRPGILAAISKTFADHNVSINGINQDLKPTPHDPGYSGELQTLRVVTHQCNESTLRETVDDVCKFDFVIGEPSILREM; encoded by the coding sequence ATGGGTCAGGTGAAAGGTTTGTCGCAGCAGCAAGCGCAGGACGATGGCAACGAGGCCGAAGTCTTGCGCAAAGGCATTCACAACAGCGCGACCCCGATTCGCGTGGGTCTGCTCGGTGTGGGAACGGTCGGCTCCCAAGTCGCCAGAATTCTGGCCGAGCAGAAAGAGGAGCTTCAGCAGCGCATTGGCCAGCCGCTCGTGATCTCCGGCATCGCTTGCCGCGACCCGAAAAAGGTCACTTTCCCTTGGATCGATAAAACGCTGCTCACCACCGACACCAAATACGTTGCCAGTCATAGTGATATTTTGGTCGAACTCATGGGTGGACTCGAGCCCGCGCGTACGCTGGTTCTGAAGGCGCTCGACAGCGGTGCTTCTGTGGTTACCGCCAACAAGGCGTTGCTCGCGAAATATGGCCCCGAAATCTATCGCGCGGCCGAGGAAGACGGCGTTGATATCTACTTCGAGGCGGCTGTGGGTGGCGCGATTCCGCTGATTCGCCCCCTGCGTGAGTCGTTGGTCGGCGACAAAGTGACCAGCGTTTTGGGTATCCTCAATGGCACCACCAACTACATTCTTGACGAAATGACCACCAAGGGTCTTGATTTTGAAGTCGCTTTGAAGGATGCGCAGGCCAAGGGTTACGCCGAAGCCGACCCGACCGGCGACATCGAGGGTGAAGACGCGGCGAACAAGGCCGCTATTGTCGCCTCGCTTGCGTTCCATACCCCGGTGAGCATCGATGACGTCACCATGGAAGGTATTACAAATATTACCGCCGATGATATTGCGTTGGCACAGGCCGAGCACAAAGTCATCAAGTTGCTTGCCGTCGTGATCAACGGCGAAAACGGCGTTTCCGCGCGCGTCTATCCGGCGCTTATTCCCGATGACCACCCGCTTGCCAGCGTCCATGGCAGCTACAACGCCGCGTTCGTGCATGCGCAGGCCGCCGACGATCTGATGTTCTACGGCCGCGGTGCGGGCGGCGCTCCCACGGCATCGGCCGTCATGGGCGACATCGTCACTGTAGCGCGTCACATTGTGCAAGGTGCCACTGGCCCGCAGATTTCGACGTACCAAAAACTGTCCAAGGCCCCGTTGAGCTCGTCCCACGCTGCGTTCGCCGTGCGGTTCTGCATCTGCGACCGGCCCGGCATTCTCGCCGCGATTTCCAAGACTTTCGCCGACCACAACGTCTCCATCAACGGCATCAACCAGGATTTGAAGCCTACCCCGCACGATCCCGGCTATTCCGGCGAGCTGCAGACCTTGCGCGTCGTGACGCACCAGTGCAACGAAAGTACCTTGCGCGAAACGGTCGATGACGTCTGCAAGTTCGATTTCGTGATAGGTGAGCCTTCGATATTGCGTGAAATGTAG
- a CDS encoding homoserine kinase — MTPKVRQVKVRVPATSANLGSGFDTVGLALDYHDELTFTINENEPVGNQDNPDSRGNGNNATAFSDTTAKVIIHGEGEDTLPRDETHLVVSAFRRACEAFGLRRFGFTLEAQNNIPQARGMGSSAEAIVAGIAAAAAFAQGDADFNRETIFQMAASMEGHPDNVAPAVYGGLTVSWNFETAEGVGSVGIPGGEPLRAGFHTVNYPVSRAMTAAVFVPDFELSTQKSREALPQKLPYKDAVFNISRVALLPAAMNPTSLVNDSVSQLQGNESSIRDNRSNPDLNETSTGSNLQSRHGSNAHGDSVFQTQQDQPGDNRAVASRSNALLFAATQDRLHQPYRKGLMPPSWKLIEMLRGKGFAAAVSGAGPCVLVLHYGDASKQIDEIAAPQLKSGHWRVLHLPVSAQGVQVDPIYHV, encoded by the coding sequence ATGACACCGAAAGTTCGGCAGGTCAAGGTGCGTGTGCCCGCCACGAGTGCGAATCTGGGTTCCGGCTTCGACACCGTCGGTTTGGCGCTGGATTATCACGACGAGCTTACATTTACTATCAATGAAAATGAACCGGTCGGTAATCAAGACAACCCCGATAGCCGAGGCAATGGCAATAACGCCACCGCCTTTTCCGACACCACCGCCAAAGTCATTATCCACGGCGAAGGCGAGGACACGTTGCCCCGAGACGAGACACACTTGGTGGTTTCGGCCTTCCGTCGCGCGTGCGAGGCGTTCGGTCTGCGCCGTTTCGGTTTCACTTTAGAGGCGCAGAACAATATTCCGCAGGCGCGCGGCATGGGTTCATCGGCCGAGGCCATCGTTGCCGGCATCGCCGCGGCAGCTGCTTTCGCGCAAGGCGACGCCGATTTCAATCGTGAGACGATTTTCCAGATGGCTGCTTCCATGGAAGGCCATCCCGACAACGTTGCCCCCGCGGTTTACGGCGGACTCACGGTTTCGTGGAATTTCGAGACTGCGGAAGGCGTTGGTTCCGTAGGCATCCCCGGCGGCGAACCGCTGCGAGCTGGCTTCCATACGGTCAACTATCCGGTTTCCCGTGCCATGACCGCCGCCGTCTTCGTCCCCGATTTCGAGCTTTCCACGCAGAAGTCGCGCGAGGCCCTGCCGCAAAAGCTGCCATATAAGGATGCGGTGTTCAATATCTCCCGCGTTGCGTTGCTCCCAGCGGCGATGAATCCGACAAGTCTTGTCAACGATTCCGTCAGCCAGTTACAAGGCAATGAATCATCCATTCGCGATAATCGTAGCAATCCTGATTTAAACGAGACTTCTACCGGTAGCAATCTTCAATCCCGTCACGGGAGCAACGCACACGGTGATTCGGTTTTCCAAACTCAGCAGGATCAGCCCGGCGATAATCGCGCCGTCGCTTCACGTTCGAACGCCTTGCTTTTCGCCGCTACGCAAGACAGGCTTCACCAGCCCTATCGCAAAGGACTAATGCCACCTTCTTGGAAGCTCATCGAAATGTTGCGCGGCAAGGGTTTCGCCGCCGCGGTCTCTGGAGCCGGCCCGTGCGTGTTGGTTCTCCACTACGGCGATGCTTCAAAGCAAATCGACGAGATCGCCGCCCCCCAGCTCAAAAGCGGCCACTGGCGCGTCCTCCATCTCCCCGTCAGCGCGCAAGGCGTTCAGGTCGATCCAATTTATCATGTCTGA
- a CDS encoding Maf family protein, translating to MSIPLILASQSPSRRNVLNSAGVSPTIHVSHVDEPAAVAAEAKARGVAVDSLSCEQRVMILAQAKAQSVYQAYRQVAQAARNAGGEQVTAYPLEAEGQNDDTAVKSSITKPANGDMTTLTRDFSDVSVPVEAEPMKEALAEHPGFADAAVGPLIIGCDSMFLFDGEALGKPHTPEVARERLSAMRGKSGELWTGHCLIDFATGRQELASSHATVRFGDYSDRDIEAYIASGEPLEVAGCFTLEGLGGAFIDGVDGDPSGVLGLSLPLLRRMVEKMGVAWTDLWNAGLGKVAAAKLQMQAEPRTANNAGTNDSFDSVSINAGNVGVSDEALSVTGKSQVDTGKIKSSMKAKAVVAAARAKAKAQAASVVPPKDNVHQPGDGWVECACGRRHWGLNGAAGVLLAHRSKETGEVTDIVMQHRAMWSAEGGTWGIPGGALADGESPIEGALRESYEEANITPEDIEVVGTHREEHGPWAYTTVFAFEKPDHEVNPHTNDDESMEIAWVPVSEVPKRKLLTAMNADWPHFVERLNILAEDYRNK from the coding sequence ATGTCGATTCCGCTGATTCTCGCCTCGCAGTCGCCTTCGCGGCGCAACGTGCTCAATTCTGCCGGCGTCAGTCCGACCATCCACGTCTCGCACGTCGATGAGCCGGCCGCCGTTGCTGCCGAGGCGAAGGCGCGTGGGGTGGCCGTTGACTCTCTGAGCTGCGAGCAGCGCGTGATGATTCTCGCGCAGGCCAAGGCGCAGAGTGTCTATCAGGCCTATCGGCAGGTTGCGCAGGCGGCTCGAAATGCCGGCGGCGAACAGGTTACCGCCTATCCGCTTGAGGCCGAAGGGCAGAACGATGATACCGCGGTCAAGTCGAGTATCACGAAACCCGCAAACGGTGATATGACGACGCTGACCCGCGATTTTTCGGACGTTTCCGTGCCGGTCGAGGCCGAGCCGATGAAGGAAGCCTTAGCTGAGCATCCGGGATTTGCCGATGCCGCAGTCGGCCCGCTGATTATCGGCTGTGATTCCATGTTCCTTTTCGACGGCGAGGCGTTGGGCAAGCCACATACCCCAGAGGTCGCGCGCGAGCGTCTCAGTGCGATGCGTGGCAAGTCTGGGGAGTTGTGGACCGGCCATTGCCTGATTGATTTCGCCACCGGCCGTCAGGAACTGGCTTCCAGCCATGCCACGGTGCGTTTCGGAGATTATTCCGACCGCGACATTGAGGCCTATATCGCGTCCGGCGAGCCGCTGGAAGTGGCCGGTTGCTTCACGTTGGAAGGACTTGGTGGCGCGTTTATCGACGGCGTCGACGGTGACCCAAGCGGTGTGCTCGGCCTGAGTCTGCCGCTATTGCGTCGCATGGTCGAAAAAATGGGTGTCGCTTGGACGGATTTGTGGAACGCCGGACTTGGCAAAGTCGCTGCGGCAAAGCTACAAATGCAGGCCGAGCCGCGAACTGCGAACAACGCTGGAACGAATGATAGTTTCGATTCGGTATCGATAAATGCTGGAAATGTTGGAGTTAGTGACGAGGCACTATCTGTTACAGGCAAATCCCAAGTAGATACCGGCAAAATCAAGTCCAGCATGAAGGCGAAAGCTGTTGTTGCTGCCGCCAGAGCAAAGGCCAAGGCACAGGCCGCGTCGGTGGTTCCGCCAAAAGACAACGTCCATCAGCCCGGCGACGGTTGGGTAGAATGTGCCTGCGGTCGCCGTCATTGGGGATTGAACGGTGCAGCTGGCGTCCTGCTTGCCCATCGTAGTAAGGAAACCGGCGAAGTCACCGATATTGTAATGCAGCATCGTGCGATGTGGAGCGCAGAAGGCGGCACGTGGGGCATTCCGGGCGGTGCGCTCGCCGATGGTGAGAGCCCGATCGAGGGTGCGTTGCGCGAAAGCTATGAGGAAGCCAACATCACCCCCGAGGATATCGAAGTCGTCGGCACCCATCGCGAGGAACATGGCCCGTGGGCCTATACCACGGTTTTCGCCTTCGAAAAGCCAGATCACGAGGTCAACCCGCACACTAATGACGACGAAAGCATGGAAATCGCTTGGGTTCCGGTCAGTGAGGTCCCCAAGCGCAAGCTCCTGACCGCGATGAACGCCGATTGGCCCCATTTCGTCGAACGTCTCAATATTCTGGCTGAGGATTACCGCAACAAGTAA
- a CDS encoding AEC family transporter translates to MGLLSAMQGFVVIAIIIGTGYVAARFNIGGSTAQMVLNRYAFFVTNPFLMFAILSKEPIMEIFHPSIFVAFFSALAVGGLFLILNKLFYHMGAADATVGALNSLYLNSNNIGLPIATYILGNGALVAPILVMQQAIFTPIALTVLDYTTTGKMSVKKALMQPLHQPLLIGSLGGILVAAITSWIGFYPIPKFIYDPVNMIGQAAIPMILMAFGMSLHGTKPMQNKSSRSAVIGVTILKNVVMPFIAFLIAFFIMGFRGKVLYACVVLAALPAGQNVYNYAARYNVGMTFARDGVLISTISSPIVIAIIAALLS, encoded by the coding sequence ATGGGTTTGCTGAGCGCGATGCAGGGGTTTGTGGTCATCGCCATCATCATCGGAACTGGCTACGTAGCGGCGCGTTTCAACATCGGCGGCTCGACGGCGCAGATGGTTCTGAACCGCTACGCGTTCTTCGTAACCAACCCGTTTTTGATGTTTGCTATCCTTTCCAAAGAACCGATCATGGAAATCTTCCATCCCTCGATTTTCGTCGCGTTCTTCTCCGCTCTGGCCGTGGGCGGGCTTTTCCTGATTCTCAACAAGCTTTTCTACCATATGGGAGCCGCGGACGCGACGGTCGGCGCACTCAATTCGCTCTATCTGAATTCCAACAATATCGGCCTGCCGATCGCCACCTACATTTTGGGCAATGGGGCTCTGGTGGCACCGATCCTGGTGATGCAGCAGGCGATTTTCACGCCTATCGCGCTGACGGTTCTGGACTACACGACCACCGGCAAGATGTCGGTGAAGAAGGCGCTGATGCAGCCGTTGCACCAACCGCTGCTGATTGGCTCGCTGGGCGGAATTCTCGTGGCGGCGATTACCTCGTGGATCGGTTTCTACCCAATCCCGAAATTCATTTATGATCCGGTCAACATGATCGGCCAAGCGGCCATTCCGATGATCCTGATGGCGTTCGGCATGTCGCTGCACGGCACCAAGCCGATGCAGAACAAGAGCTCGCGTTCCGCCGTCATCGGGGTTACGATTCTGAAGAACGTGGTGATGCCGTTCATCGCTTTCCTCATCGCGTTCTTCATCATGGGCTTCCGCGGAAAGGTACTCTACGCCTGCGTCGTACTCGCGGCCCTGCCCGCCGGCCAGAACGTTTACAATTACGCGGCTCGCTACAACGTCGGCATGACTTTCGCGCGTGACGGCGTGCTGATTTCCACGATTTCCAGCCCTATCGTCATCGCTATCATCGCCGCGCTTCTGAGCTGA
- the dapE gene encoding succinyl-diaminopimelate desuccinylase — MSLTIEQGTARKAALNLLFDGLMKSYSVSDNETALADDVEAFLCDQPHLTVHRMGDTVVASTSLGRDQRVVLAGHLDTVPVIDNFPPVWLEPGDERIREDVAAKAEPDERVMFGRGATDMKASDAVMLYLAATMTNPKYDLTYVFYDHEEVVAEKNGLGKVAKAHPDWIQGDFAIIGEPTDCGIEGGCNGTMRFDVVTHGVAAHSARAWMGENAIHKAAKALDRLAAYVPKDIEVDGLTYREGVNATLISGGKGTNVIPDECRIHVNYRFAPDKDLPAAKALMMGADAGAEIGNGEHKATGGMFEGFDIEMKDESPSARPGMDAPLAVSLAKLVEQKTGLAPQAKLGWTDVARFSSIGVPAVNLGAGSPLLAHKADEQIPESQLTLLDDILEGWLAR; from the coding sequence ATGAGTTTGACTATTGAGCAGGGAACCGCGCGGAAGGCTGCGTTGAACCTATTATTTGACGGATTGATGAAGTCGTATTCCGTTTCGGACAATGAGACGGCGCTCGCCGATGACGTGGAGGCGTTTCTGTGTGACCAGCCGCATCTGACGGTTCATCGTATGGGTGACACGGTGGTCGCCTCGACCTCGCTCGGTCGCGACCAGCGAGTCGTTCTCGCCGGCCATCTTGACACGGTTCCGGTTATCGACAATTTTCCCCCGGTCTGGCTTGAGCCGGGTGACGAGCGTATCCGCGAGGACGTGGCGGCGAAAGCGGAACCTGACGAACGCGTGATGTTCGGTCGCGGGGCTACCGATATGAAGGCCAGCGACGCCGTGATGCTTTATCTCGCGGCAACGATGACGAACCCGAAATACGACCTTACCTATGTTTTCTATGATCACGAGGAAGTCGTGGCTGAGAAAAACGGCCTGGGCAAAGTGGCAAAGGCCCATCCTGATTGGATACAGGGTGATTTCGCCATCATCGGCGAGCCCACCGATTGTGGCATCGAAGGCGGCTGCAACGGCACCATGCGCTTCGACGTCGTCACCCACGGTGTGGCCGCTCATTCCGCTCGCGCATGGATGGGTGAAAACGCCATCCACAAGGCGGCCAAGGCTCTCGATCGGCTTGCCGCCTACGTTCCGAAGGACATTGAGGTGGATGGCCTGACCTATCGCGAAGGCGTCAACGCCACGCTGATTTCTGGCGGTAAAGGTACTAACGTCATCCCCGACGAATGCCGTATCCATGTCAACTATCGTTTTGCGCCCGACAAGGATTTGCCCGCCGCCAAAGCGTTGATGATGGGTGCTGACGCCGGTGCTGAGATAGGCAACGGCGAGCATAAGGCCACCGGTGGTATGTTCGAAGGCTTCGATATCGAAATGAAGGACGAATCGCCGTCCGCACGCCCTGGCATGGATGCCCCTCTCGCGGTTTCCTTGGCCAAGCTGGTCGAGCAGAAGACGGGACTTGCACCTCAGGCCAAGCTCGGTTGGACCGACGTCGCCCGCTTCTCGTCCATCGGCGTCCCCGCCGTCAATCTCGGCGCAGGTTCCCCGCTTTTGGCCCACAAAGCCGACGAACAGATTCCCGAAAGCCAGCTCACGTTGCTTGACGATATTCTTGAAGGATGGCTAGCTCGGTAA